In Microbulbifer sp. GL-2, the following are encoded in one genomic region:
- a CDS encoding aldehyde dehydrogenase family protein translates to MTDLSKLQTGKLFIDGQWREPLGAGSHPVINPATEELICEVSEGSAEDVDLAVIAARTAFRTWRNSTAQKRRELLNAIADGMEKRKEDLTSAISQTLGCPEHITRWLHVDGPIYAMRYYAERTSEMEKTEKAAHSILFREPVGVCGFITPWNYPLHQFVGKVAPALAAGCTMITKPAEITPLQDFIMAEIIEEAGVPAGVFNLVAGAGSVVGAALSAHPGIDMVSFTGSTRAGVEVAKAAAPTVKRVTQELGGKSPLIITPDADLEAAVRWGCEDVFINSGQTCTALTRMLVPAERYDEAVEVARQVAEGVAMGTGEDAFMGPLSSARQREIVRGYIQKGIDEGARMVTGGIEAPEGIEKGFYVRPTVFADVHNDMSIAREEIFGPVTCLIPYKDMDEAISIANDTEYGLSSGVWAKDAESAMPLVRRIEAGLCFVNGGEFNYEAPFGGYKRSGNGREFGDAGLGEFIELKSVQLPA, encoded by the coding sequence ATGACAGATCTCAGCAAACTGCAAACCGGAAAGCTGTTTATCGATGGCCAGTGGCGGGAACCCCTGGGAGCGGGATCACACCCGGTAATTAATCCTGCAACTGAAGAGTTAATCTGCGAAGTATCCGAGGGTTCCGCCGAAGACGTAGACTTGGCCGTGATCGCCGCCAGAACAGCCTTTCGAACCTGGCGCAATAGCACCGCGCAAAAACGCAGGGAGTTGCTCAATGCCATTGCCGACGGTATGGAAAAACGCAAAGAGGACCTGACCAGTGCAATTTCCCAAACCCTGGGTTGCCCGGAACATATTACCCGCTGGCTGCATGTGGATGGCCCCATCTATGCCATGCGCTATTACGCCGAGCGCACCTCTGAAATGGAAAAAACGGAAAAGGCAGCCCATTCAATCTTGTTCCGCGAGCCAGTGGGCGTGTGTGGTTTTATTACTCCATGGAACTATCCGCTTCACCAGTTCGTTGGCAAAGTGGCGCCGGCCCTGGCTGCCGGATGCACCATGATCACCAAGCCCGCAGAGATAACCCCTCTTCAGGACTTTATCATGGCGGAAATTATCGAAGAGGCCGGGGTACCCGCAGGGGTCTTTAACCTGGTAGCGGGTGCCGGTTCGGTAGTCGGTGCGGCACTTTCAGCCCATCCTGGCATAGACATGGTGTCTTTCACTGGCTCTACCCGCGCCGGGGTCGAAGTGGCTAAAGCGGCAGCGCCTACGGTAAAACGTGTTACCCAGGAACTGGGCGGCAAGTCTCCGCTAATCATTACCCCCGATGCAGACCTTGAAGCCGCAGTGCGCTGGGGCTGTGAAGATGTTTTTATCAACAGCGGCCAAACCTGTACCGCACTGACCCGCATGCTGGTTCCCGCCGAACGCTACGACGAAGCGGTCGAAGTCGCCCGGCAAGTGGCCGAAGGTGTTGCCATGGGCACTGGAGAAGACGCCTTTATGGGGCCGCTATCTTCCGCGCGCCAGCGTGAGATTGTGCGTGGTTATATCCAGAAGGGTATCGATGAAGGTGCACGTATGGTCACCGGTGGAATCGAGGCACCTGAGGGCATAGAGAAAGGGTTCTATGTCAGGCCGACAGTATTTGCCGATGTACACAACGATATGAGTATCGCGCGAGAAGAGATCTTCGGCCCGGTGACCTGCCTGATCCCTTACAAGGATATGGACGAGGCGATTTCCATTGCCAATGATACAGAATATGGCTTGTCCAGTGGCGTCTGGGCCAAAGATGCGGAGAGCGCCATGCCTCTGGTGCGCCGTATTGAAGCCGGCCTCTGTTTCGTCAATGGCGGCGAATTCAACTATGAAGCTCCCTTCGGCGGCTACAAGCGGTCCGGCAATGGACGCGAATTTGGCGATGCCGGGCTCGGTGAGTTTATCGAACTGAAATCTGTACAACTACCGGCATAA
- a CDS encoding 5-guanidino-2-oxopentanoate decarboxylase — MSSVPTCAQVLMRLLRNYQVEKVFGIPGVHTIELYRGLPGSNLIHITPRHEQGAAFMADGYARASGKPGVCFLITGPGLTNAATAMAQAYSDSIPMLIISAVNRREDLGMGRGRLHELPRQSDASRGFCIWQHTLTQAEQLPEVMAKAFQLLQSSRPGPVHIEIPIDLFPASMPGQLDDYRAAPTAMAPGANRNAIATATAWLQDAQRPVILLGGGAQAASKAATQIAEKIAAPVFLSLAAKGVVDERHPLCGGANLSFDCVRNRVESADVILAVGTELSETDRNLVRDDYAFSGKLIRIDIDPAQLVCNANPDLAICADATESLQQLNTALAQRNGDAREQSEKEVAQLLQDCRKEWWDGSEERLPWVEALRKALPEDGILVTDSTQLAYNTNHALPLYHPHSHLTCTTGYGTLGFALPAAIGAKLSSDRDVIALIGDGGLMFTLGELAVAVEQQLPLPILVWNNAGYGEIRDFMDAAKVPQEGVNLRTPDFVALARSFGAEGCRIDQPDQLADTVKAAFNRQTPTLIEISAPYGAEQTEA, encoded by the coding sequence ATGTCCTCTGTGCCCACATGCGCCCAGGTGCTGATGCGTCTGTTACGCAATTACCAGGTGGAAAAAGTCTTTGGTATTCCCGGTGTACACACCATCGAACTGTACCGCGGCCTGCCTGGCAGTAACCTGATACATATCACTCCGCGCCACGAACAGGGTGCCGCTTTTATGGCGGATGGTTACGCGCGTGCCAGCGGCAAACCAGGAGTATGTTTTTTAATCACCGGACCCGGTCTAACCAACGCGGCCACCGCTATGGCGCAAGCCTACTCCGACTCTATCCCCATGCTGATCATCTCTGCAGTCAATCGCCGTGAGGATCTGGGTATGGGGCGTGGGCGCCTGCACGAACTTCCGCGTCAGAGTGATGCCAGCCGCGGCTTTTGTATCTGGCAACACACCCTGACCCAAGCAGAGCAATTGCCGGAAGTGATGGCGAAGGCATTCCAACTGCTGCAATCCAGTCGCCCCGGCCCTGTGCATATTGAGATTCCCATCGACCTGTTTCCAGCATCTATGCCCGGCCAACTGGATGACTACCGCGCAGCCCCAACCGCAATGGCTCCAGGTGCCAATAGAAACGCTATCGCCACTGCCACTGCCTGGCTGCAGGATGCCCAGCGCCCAGTGATTCTTTTGGGTGGCGGTGCCCAGGCGGCAAGTAAAGCGGCCACACAAATTGCAGAAAAAATTGCAGCACCAGTTTTCCTGTCGCTGGCAGCCAAGGGCGTGGTGGATGAACGCCACCCACTGTGCGGCGGTGCCAATCTGAGCTTTGATTGCGTGCGCAACCGAGTGGAAAGCGCTGACGTAATACTGGCAGTGGGCACCGAACTTTCCGAGACTGACCGCAATCTGGTACGGGATGACTACGCCTTTTCCGGCAAATTAATCCGAATTGATATAGATCCTGCACAGTTGGTATGCAACGCCAACCCGGACCTGGCTATCTGCGCCGATGCCACAGAGAGCCTGCAGCAATTAAATACTGCCCTGGCTCAACGGAATGGAGATGCGAGAGAGCAATCTGAAAAAGAGGTCGCTCAATTACTGCAAGATTGCCGCAAGGAATGGTGGGATGGCTCCGAGGAACGCCTCCCCTGGGTTGAGGCTCTGCGCAAAGCCCTGCCGGAAGATGGAATTCTGGTTACTGACTCCACCCAATTGGCCTATAACACTAACCACGCTCTGCCCCTGTACCATCCGCACAGCCACCTTACCTGTACTACCGGTTACGGTACCCTTGGCTTCGCTCTGCCCGCAGCTATCGGTGCCAAGCTGTCCAGTGATCGCGATGTGATTGCACTGATTGGCGACGGCGGCTTGATGTTCACCCTGGGTGAACTGGCGGTAGCAGTGGAGCAACAACTGCCACTGCCGATACTGGTGTGGAACAATGCCGGTTACGGAGAAATCCGTGACTTTATGGATGCGGCCAAGGTGCCCCAGGAGGGCGTTAACCTGCGCACCCCTGACTTTGTTGCACTAGCCAGGTCATTCGGTGCCGAAGGCTGCCGTATTGACCAGCCCGACCAATTAGCCGACACCGTAAAAGCCGCCTTTAACCGACAGACTCCAACCCTGATTGAAATCAGCGCGCCTTATGGCGCAGAACAAACGGAAGCGTGA
- a CDS encoding molecular chaperone HscC, translating to MAIIGIDLGTTNSACGLLTESGVKLIPNRLGEALTPSVVGLDDAGKLVVGKTAKECLINHSDTTVAAFKRLMGTDHKVKLGRQQFTATELSALVLRSLKEDAEAFLGEEVGEAVISVPAYFNDNQRQATKLAGELAGLKVERLINEPTAAAIAYGLHDKREGNFLVLDLGGGTFDVSILEFFDGIMEVHASAGDNYLGGEDFVEAMIDSVLEELQLKKSSLKPRELQNLYMQMETAKRRISQQAEQLLKLNLGGRELEWKATPEWFEKLSTPLLLRAKRPIERAMRDAGLPPAKIDEVVLVGGSTRLALFRSMVGRMFGRLPSCHLDPDTVVAMGAAIQAGLKEKNSALDDIVLTDVCPYTLGTGIVNEDSPQLGNYFLPIIERNTVVPVSIVRSVCTARDDQNEVCIDIYQGENRLVKKNVYLGELTVPVPKKPRGEEVVEVRYSYDMNGLLEVDVTVVSTGKTFNKLVVFTPGALNEQDKAQALKKLAKFKFHPREDEENRALLARGERLYEASLGEQRDYIAQLLASFDRVLDKQNLVEIGKARAELTEIFDKLDGEDWI from the coding sequence ATGGCCATTATTGGTATTGACCTGGGTACCACTAATAGCGCTTGTGGGCTATTGACGGAAAGTGGAGTAAAGCTGATCCCCAATCGCCTGGGCGAGGCGTTGACCCCATCGGTGGTTGGCTTGGATGATGCTGGCAAGCTAGTGGTGGGGAAAACCGCAAAAGAGTGCCTGATCAATCACAGTGATACCACCGTTGCCGCCTTTAAGCGCCTGATGGGCACGGATCATAAAGTCAAACTGGGTCGCCAGCAATTTACCGCTACCGAACTTTCCGCCTTGGTACTGCGCTCTCTCAAAGAGGATGCAGAGGCTTTCCTGGGGGAAGAGGTCGGTGAAGCGGTAATCAGTGTGCCCGCCTACTTTAATGATAACCAGCGCCAGGCGACAAAATTGGCTGGGGAGCTGGCAGGCCTCAAGGTAGAGCGCCTGATCAACGAGCCCACCGCTGCGGCAATAGCCTACGGCCTGCACGATAAGCGGGAGGGAAATTTCCTGGTGCTAGACCTGGGCGGTGGTACCTTCGATGTCTCCATCCTGGAATTCTTCGATGGCATTATGGAAGTACATGCCAGTGCCGGGGATAACTACCTGGGCGGTGAGGATTTTGTCGAGGCAATGATCGACAGCGTTCTGGAAGAATTGCAGCTGAAAAAATCTTCCTTGAAACCGCGCGAACTGCAGAACCTGTATATGCAGATGGAAACGGCTAAGCGCCGTATCAGCCAGCAGGCAGAGCAGTTACTTAAATTAAACCTAGGTGGACGCGAACTCGAATGGAAAGCGACTCCCGAATGGTTTGAAAAACTTAGCACTCCGTTGCTACTGCGAGCCAAGCGCCCGATTGAGCGCGCCATGCGCGATGCCGGTTTGCCACCCGCTAAAATTGACGAAGTGGTATTAGTGGGCGGCTCCACCCGCCTGGCCCTGTTCCGCTCCATGGTGGGGCGAATGTTTGGCCGCTTACCCTCCTGCCACCTGGACCCAGACACTGTTGTCGCCATGGGAGCGGCTATTCAAGCCGGGCTCAAGGAAAAAAACTCCGCGCTGGATGATATCGTCCTCACCGATGTATGCCCCTACACCCTGGGTACCGGCATAGTGAACGAAGACAGCCCACAGCTGGGCAATTACTTCCTGCCGATTATTGAGCGCAACACCGTGGTACCTGTGAGTATCGTGCGTAGCGTTTGCACTGCCCGCGATGATCAGAACGAAGTTTGTATCGATATTTACCAGGGGGAAAATCGCCTGGTAAAGAAAAATGTCTACCTGGGTGAACTCACGGTGCCGGTACCCAAGAAACCCCGGGGCGAGGAAGTGGTGGAAGTGCGCTATAGCTATGATATGAACGGTTTGCTGGAAGTGGATGTCACCGTCGTTTCCACCGGTAAAACATTTAATAAGTTAGTGGTATTTACGCCGGGCGCCCTGAATGAGCAGGATAAAGCCCAAGCGTTGAAAAAACTGGCCAAGTTTAAATTCCATCCCCGTGAAGATGAGGAAAACCGGGCGCTGCTCGCCCGTGGCGAACGCTTGTATGAAGCGAGCCTCGGCGAGCAGCGCGATTATATTGCTCAATTACTCGCAAGCTTCGATCGGGTTTTGGATAAACAAAACCTGGTGGAGATTGGCAAGGCGCGTGCCGAACTCACGGAGATTTTCGATAAGCTCGATGGTGAGGACTGGATTTAA
- a CDS encoding RDD family protein codes for MGPWEILELAPCDDARAIKRAYAKKLKQTRPDEKPEEFQQLHSVYKWALKAAEELKEEKKETEEPQSTEVLVDVASAEQAALSREAAQLLGQTESQVQQASEPNHQDHSPVSTEAIEQAQSKVSLDLNQAQDQEAGGERQQGTSTEKHAEEQHPEVKNAQEDNVQENPIEEDDTEQDPQRTLRIAEYHRVLEQVDRLLQAPSKFNAKENWRFLTDTPHMLDEEYNWNLGLSIFERFARINLQADEGTSKDKKQTLVSNNILQYCNSLFDWDGNTSYLYGALDESLCDCIFNSLQSEEVTVDPAQGLRGGRKLIRQKITQPEEIYDQYYFGHLLARGVAVLLDVLLLYVAVGFIASIVMMKVYDMPEGAAITMALGICCLAYLLMAWIAESSRFQATPGKYLMGYKVTNKKFERIGYGHGLWRLLSFTLTLPLGKIGWLINCFLGGNLMHDRLSSSHVINMRKSREEYLRRLRGEE; via the coding sequence ATGGGCCCCTGGGAGATACTCGAGCTAGCACCCTGCGATGATGCGCGGGCGATCAAGCGCGCCTACGCAAAAAAACTGAAGCAAACCCGCCCGGATGAAAAGCCTGAAGAGTTTCAGCAGTTACACAGCGTCTATAAATGGGCCCTGAAAGCCGCTGAGGAGCTTAAAGAAGAGAAAAAGGAAACTGAGGAACCGCAAAGTACTGAGGTGCTTGTGGACGTAGCTAGTGCTGAGCAGGCTGCACTTTCACGAGAGGCCGCGCAATTACTTGGGCAAACAGAGTCGCAGGTTCAGCAAGCTAGTGAGCCGAATCATCAAGACCACTCGCCAGTCTCTACAGAAGCTATTGAGCAAGCTCAATCAAAAGTCTCTCTTGACCTGAACCAAGCCCAGGATCAGGAAGCTGGGGGTGAGAGACAGCAGGGGACCTCTACAGAGAAACATGCGGAAGAGCAGCATCCTGAAGTTAAGAATGCACAAGAAGATAATGTGCAAGAAAATCCTATTGAAGAGGATGACACTGAACAAGACCCACAGCGAACGCTGCGAATTGCCGAGTACCATCGGGTGTTGGAGCAGGTGGATAGGCTGCTGCAAGCGCCCAGTAAATTCAATGCAAAAGAGAATTGGCGTTTTCTCACCGACACACCCCATATGCTCGATGAGGAATATAATTGGAATCTGGGCCTTTCAATCTTCGAACGTTTTGCCAGAATAAATTTGCAAGCTGATGAGGGTACCTCTAAGGATAAAAAGCAAACACTGGTTTCTAACAATATTCTTCAGTACTGCAATAGCTTGTTCGACTGGGATGGTAATACCTCCTATTTATACGGCGCCTTGGACGAGTCCCTTTGTGATTGCATTTTTAATTCTCTGCAAAGTGAAGAAGTTACTGTGGACCCCGCCCAAGGGCTCCGAGGTGGGCGCAAGCTGATCCGGCAGAAAATCACCCAGCCGGAAGAAATCTATGATCAATACTACTTTGGCCACTTGCTGGCCCGGGGCGTTGCGGTCTTACTGGATGTATTGTTGTTGTACGTCGCGGTTGGCTTTATCGCCTCCATTGTGATGATGAAGGTATACGATATGCCAGAAGGTGCCGCCATAACCATGGCGTTGGGAATTTGTTGCCTGGCCTATCTGCTGATGGCCTGGATTGCAGAGAGCTCCCGCTTTCAGGCGACGCCGGGTAAATATCTGATGGGTTATAAGGTCACCAACAAAAAATTTGAGCGAATAGGCTATGGCCATGGCCTCTGGCGGCTACTGAGCTTCACTCTCACCCTACCGTTGGGCAAGATCGGTTGGTTGATTAACTGCTTTTTAGGTGGAAACCTGATGCACGATCGCCTCAGCTCAAGCCATGTCATCAATATGCGTAAATCCCGCGAGGAGTATTTGCGGAGATTGCGGGGGGAAGAGTGA
- a CDS encoding cupin domain-containing protein produces the protein MPVVSKENAEHYSWGEGCDGWHLVRTDSLSVIQERVPPGCSEVRHLHRQSEQFFFVLQGTATIECDGEEYALSPGQGLHIAAGNPHQLFNKASIDLIFTVTSTPPSHGDRVEL, from the coding sequence ATGCCAGTAGTCTCAAAAGAAAATGCTGAGCACTACTCCTGGGGAGAGGGCTGCGATGGCTGGCACTTGGTACGGACCGATTCTCTCAGTGTGATTCAGGAGAGAGTACCTCCTGGTTGCTCAGAAGTTCGACACCTGCACCGGCAATCTGAACAGTTTTTCTTTGTACTACAGGGCACGGCCACTATTGAATGTGATGGCGAAGAGTATGCCCTCTCTCCCGGCCAGGGTTTGCATATAGCCGCAGGGAATCCTCATCAGCTGTTTAATAAGGCCTCTATAGACTTGATTTTTACCGTTACCTCAACACCGCCTAGCCATGGGGATCGGGTGGAGTTGTAG
- a CDS encoding alpha/beta fold hydrolase: MFNAGWLKFFLLSFALVFFSGDAFAGQVKYKGWVDSNGAELYLEVFGHDSSKPLVMFLHGGPGDVELGLVPFQVTVGRALEERYLVAYLHQRGAGKSLEVSEDTLTIKNNIQDVHNVISFLKKHYKKDKVTLVGHSWGGGLAALYASEHPETLERLVFISSFQNAQKQAETSFEATLQWAEKEGNQLAMQELQKYQESPSEHYLLLSKWASRANGGIVNGVDIPGFLAAEKISERFPGWQERRGSLADKMNDELQAMSVNGGIDHLQIPALFVIGENDSITTPLQVKADYRRYKGSKCFSVLKDSHHLPFMDAAESLEKTVLVFLEGEECISDAYE, translated from the coding sequence ATGTTTAATGCGGGGTGGTTAAAATTTTTCCTTTTGAGTTTTGCACTGGTTTTCTTTTCAGGTGATGCCTTTGCGGGGCAGGTTAAGTATAAGGGCTGGGTAGATAGTAATGGCGCAGAACTATACTTAGAGGTCTTTGGCCACGACTCATCTAAACCATTAGTCATGTTTTTACATGGAGGCCCGGGAGATGTGGAGTTGGGGTTGGTTCCATTTCAGGTGACTGTTGGGCGGGCGCTCGAAGAAAGGTATTTAGTGGCTTATCTTCATCAAAGAGGGGCCGGCAAGTCTCTTGAGGTGAGCGAAGACACATTAACGATAAAGAACAATATTCAAGATGTGCACAATGTTATTTCTTTTCTAAAGAAGCACTATAAGAAAGATAAGGTTACCTTAGTTGGTCACTCTTGGGGCGGGGGCCTTGCAGCTCTCTATGCGAGTGAGCATCCTGAGACATTGGAGAGGTTGGTGTTTATCTCTTCCTTCCAGAATGCGCAGAAACAGGCAGAAACCAGCTTTGAAGCAACCCTGCAGTGGGCGGAAAAGGAAGGCAATCAGTTAGCTATGCAGGAGTTACAAAAATATCAAGAGTCTCCCTCTGAGCATTATTTGCTGCTATCCAAATGGGCGAGTAGAGCGAATGGTGGTATCGTAAATGGGGTTGATATTCCAGGTTTTCTAGCAGCCGAAAAGATTAGTGAGAGATTTCCAGGGTGGCAGGAGCGGCGTGGAAGCTTGGCTGACAAGATGAACGATGAGCTTCAAGCGATGAGCGTTAATGGAGGTATCGATCATTTACAGATTCCAGCTTTATTTGTTATCGGTGAAAATGATTCCATTACTACGCCTTTACAGGTAAAGGCAGATTATAGAAGGTATAAAGGGAGTAAATGTTTCTCGGTACTAAAAGATAGCCATCACTTGCCTTTTATGGACGCAGCAGAAAGTCTGGAGAAGACTGTGTTGGTCTTTTTAGAGGGCGAGGAGTGTATTAGTGACGCGTATGAGTAA
- a CDS encoding alpha/beta hydrolase: MKIIKILFTSLIVLVSQMVQAGSAEPVTFTRQGILSYNFHSDLLGRGFVIDVLLPLSYNPEDNTRYPVIYMTDGYMNFPMVAPNLIHEQVPDEQGNAKLPPVILVGISHPLDSSNFTLRLADFTPVPGEIRGNTLGGGANQFLEFLENELKPFINNSFKGDESDETLAGHSLGGLLALHALFNHTDSFDRYVIGSPSIWWADKQILESELAYAERQTDLPKSVYMFIGGEEVCLEEGEVCGVQDFRDLAQRLKSRNYENLTLRKRVIKGENHDTVVNPGYDKGIEQVFKSKVLPRKYSF; this comes from the coding sequence ATGAAAATAATTAAAATATTGTTTACCAGCCTTATTGTCCTGGTTTCCCAAATGGTGCAAGCCGGTAGCGCTGAGCCTGTAACATTTACCCGCCAGGGTATCCTCTCTTACAACTTCCACTCAGATTTACTGGGGCGTGGATTTGTTATTGACGTGCTACTACCGCTCTCCTATAACCCCGAAGATAATACCCGGTACCCAGTCATTTATATGACCGACGGTTATATGAACTTCCCCATGGTGGCACCGAACCTGATCCACGAACAGGTACCCGATGAGCAAGGCAATGCCAAGCTACCTCCAGTGATTTTGGTGGGCATCTCACACCCTCTAGACAGCTCCAACTTCACCTTACGTTTAGCGGATTTTACTCCAGTACCTGGAGAGATTAGGGGGAATACTCTGGGTGGTGGCGCCAACCAATTTCTGGAATTTTTGGAGAATGAGCTCAAGCCTTTTATCAATAATTCTTTCAAGGGGGATGAAAGTGACGAAACACTGGCTGGCCATTCCCTCGGCGGGCTTTTAGCCCTGCACGCCCTCTTCAATCACACCGATAGCTTCGACCGCTATGTGATCGGTAGCCCCAGCATCTGGTGGGCCGATAAGCAAATTCTAGAAAGCGAACTCGCCTACGCTGAACGCCAAACCGATTTACCCAAAAGCGTGTATATGTTTATCGGCGGAGAGGAGGTCTGCTTAGAGGAAGGAGAGGTTTGCGGTGTTCAAGACTTTAGGGACCTAGCCCAGCGGCTCAAGTCCCGCAATTATGAAAATTTGACCCTACGCAAACGGGTCATTAAGGGTGAAAACCACGATACCGTAGTTAATCCTGGTTACGATAAAGGGATAGAACAGGTTTTTAAAAGCAAAGTGCTACCACGAAAGTATTCCTTTTAA